Proteins co-encoded in one Xiphophorus couchianus chromosome 3, X_couchianus-1.0, whole genome shotgun sequence genomic window:
- the rnf183 gene encoding E3 ubiquitin-protein ligase RNF183 produces MSGQGEGPRGSRMPQNVKPKPGQPAPTRKDGPQKARRSRSSDSERGRRRERHHGDRHRRGRSEETRWRDGKDAERRDAPPVDMLGDTECAVCFCSYDNVFKTPKLLACGHTFCLECLARINVTSPEIKTLSCPVCRVLTELPHGRDLPRLGNNQDVIGRLPGNMHRALSVRFQRSKGRLLLKHPPPTAKPAVLSLPVKKQQAPPAAAHGADLAAAEEGGAPPTMVDVGRPPSRMRGRMRRLFHSDRCYYAVVASIITITVALMMVGILTFVIIPKVTVIPGPGRPGGNFTDSSSHENDNFEPDSP; encoded by the coding sequence ATGAGCGGACAGGGCGAGGGGCCCCGGGGGTCCAGGATGCCCCAGAACGTCAAGCCTAAACCGGGCCAGCCGGCTCCGACCCGGAAGGACGGGCCCCAGAAGGCGCGGCGCTCCCGCAGCAGCGACTCAGAGCGAGGGAGGAGGCGGGAGCGTCACCACGGCGACCGGCACCGGAGGGGCCGCAGTGAGGAGACGCGGTGGCGGGACGGGAAGGACGCGGAGCGGCGGGACGCGCCCCCCGTGGACATGCTGGGGGACACGGAGTGCGCCGTGTGCTTCTGTTCCTATGACAACGTCTTCAAGACGCCCAAGCTGCTGGCCTGTGGTCACACCTTCTGCCTGGAGTGCCTGGCGCGCATCAACGTCACATCGCCGGAGATCAAGACGCTGTCGTGCCCCGTGTGCCGCGTCCTGACCGAGCTGCCCCACGGCCGCGACCTGCCCCGCCTGGGCAACAACCAGGACGTCATCGGCCGCCTGCCGGGCAACATGCACCGCGCGCTGTCCGTCCGCTTCCAGCGCAGCAAGGGCCGGCTGCTGCTGAAGCACCCGCCCCCCACCGCCAAGCCCGCCGTCCTCAGCCTGCCCGTCAAGAAGCAGCAGGCCCCGCCGGCGGCCGCCCACGGCGCCGACCTGGCCGCCGCAGAGGAGGGTGGCGCCCCGCCCACCATGGTGGACGTGGGCAGACCGCCGAGCAGGATGAGGGGCCGCATGCGGCGCCTGTTCCACTCCGACCGCTGCTACTACGCCGTGGTGGCgtccatcatcaccatcaccgtGGCGCTGATGATGGTGGGCATCCTGACCTTCGTCATCATCCCCAAGGTGACGGTGATCCCCGGACCCGGCAGACCCGGCGGGAACTTTACCGACTCCTCCTCACATGAGAACGACAACTTTGAACCGGACTCGCcctga